Sequence from the Paraburkholderia acidiphila genome:
GCCGGCAGCGGACAGCGCGTTGCGTGTAACCGAGACGGCGGCTTCGTTGAAAGGGAGTTCCATCGATTCGATAGCTGCGAGGTGAGAGAGCGCAGCGTACCAGAAGCGGGGCCAGGGCGGGGCGGTGGCGGGCATAACGTCGCAGGCCGCACGCGTGGCGGGCCGCTATACTTGCGCGCTTTTATTGCCCCCGTCGGCACCAGGGATTCACCATGAGCGCATTGCCACGCTGTCCGAAATGCAATTCCGAGTTCACCTACGAAGATGGAGGTGTCTACATCTGCCCGGAGTGTGCGCACGAGTGGCCGCTGCAAGCCATCGCGCCGGCCGAAACGGCGGCCCGGGTGTATCGCGATTCGGCGGGCAATCTCCTTCAGGACGGGGATACCGTCACGGTCATCAAGGACTTGAAGCTCAAGGGTTCGGGTGGCGTGATCAAGATGGGCACCAAAGTGAAGAATATCCGCCTGGTGGACAGCGATCACGATATCGATTGCAAGATCGACGGCTTTGGCGCCATGAGCCTCAAGTCGGAGTTCGTCAAGAAGGCGTGATTGAGGGCGCCGTGCATTCAGTGCGCTGAACGCAAAAAAAGCGGGGCATCCCAAGGGATGCCCCGTCCGGTAAGGCGCGGCGCGCAGCGTGAGCTGCGGCGCGCCGAGCAGAGCCGGCGGTATGCGCCGCCGGCTGCCGCTGTTGCGTAACGTTGTTGCTTAGAACTTGTGGCGGATACCGACGCGAACCGCGACTTGATCCTGCGAACCCGAGCCCGACGGCTGGAAAATGCTCGAACCCGAGTCGCCGATCTGCGCCTGAACCTTCGTGGTGCTGTTCGTGAGCGTGCCCGATGCGTCCTGGTACGACACGAGGCCGTACACGTCGGTGCGCTTGCTGAGCGCGTAGTCAAGCGATGCGTTGACCTGGTTCCAGTGAGCCGTCTGGCTGCCCGAGGTGCGCGAGTACGTGTAGCCGAGGCCAGCCGCAAGAGCCGGCGTGAAGGCGTACTTGCCGCCCGCTTCGTACGCGTTGTAGAGCGTCGACGAACCGGCGATCGGCGAGAGCAGCGTGTTGGTCCACAGGGCCCACAGCGTTGCCGGGCCGACGATGTAGCGGCCACCCACGCCGAACGAGCGCAGGTTCTTCAGCGTGGTTTGCTGCACGTTCGAGATCGTGGTCGAGAACGCCGGCGTGGCCGCGCCCGGGTAGTTGATGTTCGTGTAGGCGGCGCCGAGGCTGAACGGGCCGTAGGCGTAGTTCGTGCCGAAGCTGTAAGCACGCGACGACGCAGTCGCGCCCGTCGAAGCGCCGGCGAACGACGTCGTGTTCGAGAAGCCATACAGGCCGCCGAACGTGAAGCCCGAGAAGTTCACGCTCTGGAACTTGACCGCGTTGTTGATGCGGCTCGAGGTCAGCTGGTCGACGTCGTTGAAGTGGTAGGCCCAGTTGCCCGAAACCGTGTTGCCGCCGGTCGAGTACTGCGAGCCGAGCACGTCCGTGCTGAACGAGTATTGGCGGCCGAACGTCAGCGAACCGATGTTCGATTGCGTCAGACCGACGAATGCTTGACGGCCGAACATCGCGCCGCCTTGGCCTGCCGTGCCGTTACCGCTGTTGAAGCCGTTTTCGAGCACGAAGATCGCCTTCAGGCCGCCGCCCAGGTCTTCCGTGCCACGCAGGCCCCAACGGCTGCCTTGGGCCACGCCGTCACCGTACGAGAACTGATGCGAGCTGCCGTTCGTCGCGTTCTTCACGTTGCTGATGTAGTTCACACCCGCGTCGATCACGCCGTAGAGCGTCACGCTGCTTTGTGCGTGGGCAACGCCTGCGATCGAGGCAAGAATAGCGGTGGTCAGAATTTTCTTTTTCAACTGTTTCTCCGGGTAAAGGAAAGATGACTACTCCAGCCTCTTATGGGCCGGTCAATGCGACGCGCTGCAATTTAAGGGTC
This genomic interval carries:
- a CDS encoding zinc ribbon domain-containing protein YjdM, which codes for MSALPRCPKCNSEFTYEDGGVYICPECAHEWPLQAIAPAETAARVYRDSAGNLLQDGDTVTVIKDLKLKGSGGVIKMGTKVKNIRLVDSDHDIDCKIDGFGAMSLKSEFVKKA
- a CDS encoding porin; this encodes MKKKILTTAILASIAGVAHAQSSVTLYGVIDAGVNYISNVKNATNGSSHQFSYGDGVAQGSRWGLRGTEDLGGGLKAIFVLENGFNSGNGTAGQGGAMFGRQAFVGLTQSNIGSLTFGRQYSFSTDVLGSQYSTGGNTVSGNWAYHFNDVDQLTSSRINNAVKFQSVNFSGFTFGGLYGFSNTTSFAGASTGATASSRAYSFGTNYAYGPFSLGAAYTNINYPGAATPAFSTTISNVQQTTLKNLRSFGVGGRYIVGPATLWALWTNTLLSPIAGSSTLYNAYEAGGKYAFTPALAAGLGYTYSRTSGSQTAHWNQVNASLDYALSKRTDVYGLVSYQDASGTLTNSTTKVQAQIGDSGSSIFQPSGSGSQDQVAVRVGIRHKF